In the genome of Leptospira licerasiae serovar Varillal str. VAR 010, one region contains:
- the pcnB gene encoding polynucleotide adenylyltransferase PcnB, which produces MKFLSNLFKKKIGSVDDILIYPEGRRFYRDSHPVRKTMIDEDAVKIIHRLHKFGYKAYIVGGGVRDLLLGRKPKDFDVVTNATPNQIKKIFNNCRIIGRRFKIVHILFKGKVIEVSTFRSLPEHRFGKPVEDQDYLIKRDNKFGTPQEDAARRDFTINALYYDIRNDSIVDYVGGYEDIQGRQLRVIGNPDISFREDPVRMLRAVKFAVLLGLKIDKGTSRSIKKNVHELEKASSSRMLEEYNKIFRTWRTSLIFQGMAQNSLLEVLFKEAFERERRKNPDFGDKFLETRVGKRLAIADKLLSEREELTPQIFYALLFSDLAEESLTKKSGGHLVASLKQALEPIFQRLGTPKKDKERLIKVFASQERFTHIEDDKASQNNFFRKKDFFYDAFYVFKINAIADNNDKALQSAFFWEISLRKRPVLPNSIGGVGRKEGGQGQGGRPNRNRKEKDGGRFKDRNRKGGRQNGESSKQQSESSSEESDFSESED; this is translated from the coding sequence ATGAAATTTCTGTCCAATCTCTTCAAGAAAAAAATAGGATCCGTCGACGACATTCTTATTTATCCGGAGGGACGGAGGTTTTATCGGGATTCGCATCCGGTTCGCAAGACTATGATCGACGAGGATGCGGTAAAGATCATCCATCGTCTCCACAAATTCGGATACAAAGCCTATATTGTGGGCGGAGGTGTACGAGATCTTCTTTTAGGGCGCAAGCCTAAAGATTTCGACGTAGTTACCAACGCGACTCCGAATCAAATTAAGAAAATCTTTAATAACTGTCGGATCATCGGTCGCAGATTTAAGATCGTTCATATTCTCTTCAAGGGAAAGGTGATCGAGGTCAGCACTTTTCGTTCTCTTCCGGAACATCGCTTTGGAAAACCTGTAGAAGATCAGGATTATCTGATCAAACGGGACAACAAATTCGGAACTCCGCAAGAAGATGCCGCCAGAAGAGACTTCACAATCAACGCGTTATACTATGATATCCGCAACGATTCCATCGTGGATTATGTGGGCGGATACGAGGACATCCAAGGCAGACAACTCCGAGTGATCGGCAATCCGGATATTTCTTTCAGGGAAGATCCTGTCAGAATGTTGCGTGCAGTAAAGTTTGCAGTTTTACTAGGTCTCAAGATAGACAAAGGAACTTCCAGGTCCATTAAGAAGAATGTCCACGAGTTGGAAAAAGCTTCTTCTTCCCGTATGTTGGAAGAATATAATAAAATTTTCCGCACCTGGAGAACTTCTCTTATTTTCCAAGGGATGGCTCAAAATTCTCTTTTAGAAGTTCTGTTTAAAGAAGCTTTCGAAAGAGAACGCCGTAAAAATCCGGATTTTGGGGACAAGTTTCTGGAGACTAGAGTCGGAAAACGTTTGGCGATTGCGGACAAACTTCTTTCTGAAAGAGAGGAACTTACTCCTCAGATTTTTTATGCACTTTTATTTTCCGATCTTGCAGAAGAATCCTTAACTAAGAAGAGTGGGGGGCACTTGGTTGCTTCCTTAAAACAAGCTTTAGAGCCTATTTTCCAGAGATTAGGAACTCCTAAAAAAGATAAGGAAAGACTGATCAAGGTATTTGCTTCTCAAGAAAGATTCACTCATATTGAGGACGACAAGGCCTCTCAGAATAACTTTTTCCGTAAGAAAGACTTCTTCTATGATGCATTTTACGTCTTTAAGATCAATGCGATTGCGGACAATAATGATAAAGCTCTGCAGTCTGCATTCTTCTGGGAAATCTCTCTTCGCAAAAGACCCGTTCTACCGAACAGTATCGGTGGCGTAGGAAGAAAGGAAGGCGGACAGGGGCAGGGCGGACGCCCGAATCGAAACCGTAAAGAAAAAGACGGTGGTCGATTTAAAGATCGTAACAGAAAAGGCGGACGTCAAAACGGAGAAAGCTCAAAACAGCAATCCGAATCGAGTTCCGAAGAATCTGACTTTTCCGAATCGGAAGATTAG
- the recJ gene encoding single-stranded-DNA-specific exonuclease RecJ: MPQHGPDFHTLPNSSIQGLTPLQSHVFETKFGGVSDPSKILSQNISDLPSPFLLPDMDESIRILQSAVKENRSILLYGDRDSDGVCSTSLLANFLKGIHPGKLNVKTSSEEDYGLCEPAMKYVREVRPDILVTLDFGTSNSQEIEELNKEGIQVVVLDHHEIPERIPSSCKLISPKRGDSLYPTEKICTSVISWKLITAWLYTTLEHYNSLVWIRDGETFFSGALVKNGIKLFQGDRSEAEKRFSGNFVDWPRTSKTQYPEREVFYSQIHSSPAVWEQVLKNLDLASIGTITDMMPLVGENRIIVKEGCSTLQKIKTGEFSHRPGLEKLLSQLDLDKKKVLSRDLGWSIGPALNAAGRMQKTEAALGLLLSNSDKEAETLATDLLKLNEERRERTKRNLFRVEGFLKRKRERTERPILFCYEPDFEPGVSGIVATKLVEQYKRPVVFIAPDHGHAKGSVRAYGRENVLNLLKKAENIFHQFGGHKEAGGFSLSIDQIPRLAEILFQEAGSWLESEKVSGLQEETRSLVSLRPQELRENLYTELGLFEPFGMENPTPLLSVKGARILSYRPLSNGKHARFKILSSSESIQAIIWNKAEEFSRVLREKGELDLWGCLEENTFRGKTNLQFVIQSFE; encoded by the coding sequence ATGCCCCAACATGGACCGGATTTTCATACTCTACCAAATTCTTCCATCCAAGGCCTAACTCCCCTCCAGTCCCATGTGTTCGAGACAAAATTCGGAGGGGTTTCCGATCCTTCTAAAATACTTTCCCAAAATATTTCGGATCTTCCTTCTCCGTTTTTATTACCGGACATGGATGAATCTATCCGCATTCTTCAATCGGCTGTTAAAGAAAACAGATCCATCTTGCTCTACGGAGATAGGGACAGCGACGGAGTCTGTTCCACAAGCTTACTTGCCAATTTTTTAAAAGGAATACATCCAGGAAAACTTAACGTAAAAACTTCTAGCGAAGAAGATTACGGACTATGCGAACCTGCAATGAAATATGTAAGGGAAGTGAGGCCGGACATACTAGTTACCCTGGACTTCGGAACAAGTAACAGTCAAGAAATAGAGGAATTAAACAAAGAAGGGATACAAGTAGTGGTATTGGACCACCATGAGATCCCGGAAAGGATACCTTCTTCTTGTAAATTGATCTCTCCCAAAAGAGGAGATTCTCTTTATCCGACGGAAAAGATCTGCACTTCCGTTATTTCATGGAAGCTGATCACCGCTTGGCTTTACACTACATTAGAACATTATAATTCATTAGTTTGGATCAGAGATGGAGAAACGTTCTTCAGCGGCGCCCTCGTAAAAAATGGGATCAAACTTTTTCAAGGAGATAGATCCGAGGCCGAAAAACGTTTTTCCGGGAATTTTGTAGATTGGCCTAGAACCTCCAAAACCCAGTATCCAGAAAGAGAAGTTTTCTATTCTCAAATCCATTCTTCTCCTGCGGTATGGGAACAGGTCCTGAAAAATCTGGACCTTGCTTCCATCGGCACGATCACAGACATGATGCCTCTTGTAGGAGAAAATAGGATCATCGTAAAAGAAGGTTGTTCCACACTTCAAAAGATCAAAACGGGAGAATTTTCACATCGTCCCGGTTTGGAAAAACTTTTATCCCAATTAGACCTAGATAAAAAAAAGGTGCTCTCCAGAGATTTAGGCTGGAGCATAGGTCCTGCATTAAACGCCGCAGGTAGAATGCAAAAGACGGAAGCAGCGCTCGGACTTCTTCTTTCCAACTCGGATAAGGAAGCGGAAACACTCGCAACCGACCTTCTCAAACTAAACGAAGAAAGAAGAGAAAGAACTAAAAGAAATTTATTCCGGGTAGAAGGTTTCCTAAAAAGAAAAAGGGAAAGAACGGAAAGACCGATCCTTTTCTGCTACGAACCTGATTTCGAACCTGGCGTTTCCGGGATCGTTGCCACAAAATTAGTGGAACAATACAAAAGGCCCGTCGTATTCATAGCGCCCGACCATGGACATGCTAAAGGAAGTGTTAGAGCATACGGACGAGAGAATGTTCTAAACCTTCTCAAAAAAGCGGAGAATATTTTTCATCAATTCGGCGGCCACAAAGAAGCAGGAGGATTTTCTCTTTCTATAGATCAGATTCCTAGGCTTGCAGAAATTCTTTTCCAAGAAGCAGGAAGTTGGTTGGAATCGGAAAAAGTTTCGGGCCTACAAGAAGAGACCAGAAGTTTGGTGAGTCTGCGTCCCCAAGAGTTAAGAGAAAATTTATACACTGAGCTTGGATTATTCGAACCGTTCGGAATGGAAAATCCGACTCCGCTACTTTCCGTGAAAGGTGCAAGGATACTATCTTACCGTCCTTTATCCAACGGTAAACATGCAAGATTCAAAATTTTATCTTCTTCCGAATCCATCCAAGCAATCATATGGAATAAGGCGGAAGAATTCTCCCGAGTATTAAGAGAAAAAGGTGAGTTAGATCTTTGGGGTTGTTTAGAAGAGAACACTTTCAGAGGCAAAACAAACCTTCAGTTCGTGATCCAATCCTTTGAATAG
- a CDS encoding bactofilin family protein, with amino-acid sequence MSEESIDTIIGEDIQFRGKLRFNNALKIKGQFKGTIETTGSLIVGETGRVEADIETGTLEIEGDLKGNISAASKVSVRKTGKLVGDVRTPDLEIESGAKFSGNCIM; translated from the coding sequence ATGAGCGAAGAATCCATAGACACGATTATCGGGGAAGACATCCAATTCCGAGGCAAACTACGTTTCAACAACGCACTGAAGATCAAGGGCCAATTTAAAGGCACAATTGAGACCACAGGCTCTTTAATCGTAGGAGAAACCGGAAGAGTCGAGGCCGATATCGAAACCGGAACCCTGGAAATCGAGGGAGACCTAAAAGGGAATATCAGCGCTGCCTCCAAAGTTTCCGTCCGCAAGACAGGAAAGTTAGTAGGAGACGTTCGCACCCCGGATCTTGAAATCGAATCAGGAGCAAAATTCAGCGGGAATTGCATCATGTAA
- a CDS encoding iron-containing alcohol dehydrogenase, producing the protein MPILPDWINFSFPTKIHFEVDCGFKMGNFIKNIGNRAVILSTQSELENMDEFSIIKTSLEKHIDGVILYDNIEKEPTLKELDTAAYFARISNANCIIGYGSYESLNTAKLVALLANNDAFAEDVFILKKNLRLKRPIPLILIPTHPVMGLECSPTATVYMDDDRTVRYFANEFLFPEMVIADAKISSFMTSADVAKVGVGILAAAVDSILSKYSNELTNSSALRAIEIIYKNLVPAIRDPKNLQYKNAIFGASLLVGMSHSSSSLGLCYALSLAASNLTNLDVFQAMSILLPHVMEYNLTSSAGKYVMIAKALDEDITNISVIEAAIKAVEGIRKIYIELKIPQRLSEYEVRKIDLPGIASLASSFPFLDSLPRELPKNEIETILVAAF; encoded by the coding sequence ATGCCGATACTCCCCGACTGGATCAATTTTAGTTTTCCCACCAAAATCCATTTTGAAGTCGATTGCGGCTTTAAAATGGGTAACTTCATCAAGAACATCGGCAATCGTGCAGTCATTCTTTCCACTCAAAGCGAGTTGGAGAATATGGACGAGTTCTCCATCATCAAAACTTCTTTAGAGAAACATATAGACGGCGTTATTCTTTACGACAATATAGAGAAGGAACCTACATTAAAAGAACTGGATACTGCCGCCTACTTCGCTAGGATCTCCAACGCTAACTGTATTATAGGTTACGGCTCTTACGAAAGTCTGAACACTGCAAAATTAGTCGCACTTCTCGCCAATAACGATGCGTTTGCAGAAGACGTTTTTATCCTTAAAAAAAATCTTAGGCTTAAAAGACCGATCCCACTCATTCTAATTCCTACTCATCCTGTGATGGGACTGGAATGTTCACCTACCGCAACGGTATATATGGACGACGATAGGACTGTTCGTTATTTTGCGAACGAGTTCCTTTTTCCAGAGATGGTGATCGCAGACGCCAAGATCAGCAGCTTCATGACTTCTGCGGACGTTGCAAAAGTTGGGGTGGGAATTTTAGCCGCTGCGGTAGATAGTATTCTTTCCAAATACTCAAACGAACTTACTAACTCGTCCGCACTTCGTGCGATTGAGATCATTTATAAAAACCTGGTGCCAGCGATTAGAGACCCGAAAAACTTGCAGTATAAAAACGCGATCTTCGGCGCGAGTTTACTTGTTGGAATGTCGCATTCTTCTAGTTCATTAGGACTTTGTTATGCACTTTCATTGGCCGCATCTAACCTTACGAATCTGGACGTTTTCCAGGCGATGTCCATTCTTCTTCCCCATGTGATGGAATATAACCTGACCTCCTCCGCAGGTAAATATGTGATGATCGCAAAAGCTTTGGACGAGGATATCACTAATATTTCAGTGATCGAGGCAGCAATCAAAGCGGTAGAAGGTATTCGGAAAATTTATATAGAACTCAAGATCCCTCAAAGGCTTTCCGAATACGAGGTTCGTAAAATAGATTTACCTGGGATCGCAAGTCTTGCTTCTTCTTTTCCTTTCTTGGATTCTCTCCCTAGAGAACTTCCTAAAAACGAGATCGAAACGATTCTGGTCGCTGCGTTCTAG
- a CDS encoding flagellar biosynthesis anti-sigma factor FlgM, with protein sequence MTIDKIGGIGGGSYEPRKSTPVRKSESKESFDNISISDTAKQKASEARIQAEVQTIAQKIVASPVDSERSTKLKEVKEKLKNGDYDNLSPEILNAVADRIAESFLGR encoded by the coding sequence ATGACTATCGATAAAATAGGCGGCATTGGCGGAGGATCTTACGAGCCACGTAAGTCGACTCCTGTTCGCAAATCAGAATCTAAGGAATCATTCGACAATATTTCCATTTCCGACACTGCTAAACAAAAAGCTTCGGAAGCTCGTATCCAAGCGGAAGTGCAAACGATCGCTCAAAAGATCGTAGCAAGTCCTGTTGATTCAGAGCGTTCTACTAAGCTTAAAGAAGTGAAGGAAAAACTTAAGAACGGAGATTATGATAATCTCAGCCCTGAGATCTTAAACGCAGTAGCTGATCGTATCGCAGAATCTTTTTTAGGCCGTTAA
- the rsmI gene encoding 16S rRNA (cytidine(1402)-2'-O)-methyltransferase has product MIEAPNSKFIVQPGAAYVVATPIGNLEDITFRAVQVLKQVDVIYCENSSHSRRLLQTYEISTQARTLYKDQGAEPYKGIIEDLKSGKTLALVSDAGTPGVSDPGSQLVRILREEKLPIIPIPGASALTSMLSVSGWQVQPSLFLGFLSEKKGKKRNQLKEWENFEGVLTIFESVHRIRDTLSAIREIFPNSPILLGRELTKIHEEILKIEPTEALESLKFPEKGEFVVLIYTNPKKMLNGRVGDADT; this is encoded by the coding sequence ATGATCGAAGCTCCTAATTCTAAATTTATTGTCCAACCAGGAGCAGCTTACGTAGTCGCCACTCCCATTGGAAATTTAGAAGATATCACTTTCAGAGCGGTGCAAGTACTCAAGCAGGTGGATGTAATCTATTGCGAAAATTCTTCTCATAGCAGAAGGCTTTTGCAAACCTACGAAATTTCCACCCAGGCTAGGACATTATATAAAGACCAAGGCGCTGAACCTTATAAAGGTATTATAGAAGATCTAAAATCGGGAAAAACTTTGGCCTTGGTCTCGGATGCAGGAACTCCCGGAGTCTCAGATCCAGGCTCCCAGCTAGTTCGGATCTTAAGAGAAGAGAAGCTCCCAATTATTCCAATACCAGGAGCAAGCGCACTCACCTCTATGCTTTCCGTTTCAGGATGGCAGGTGCAACCTTCTCTCTTTTTAGGCTTCTTATCCGAGAAGAAGGGTAAAAAAAGGAACCAACTCAAGGAATGGGAAAACTTCGAAGGTGTGCTTACCATCTTCGAATCCGTTCATAGGATTAGGGATACATTGTCGGCGATCCGGGAAATTTTTCCGAATTCTCCTATTCTTTTAGGGAGGGAATTGACCAAAATCCATGAGGAAATCCTGAAAATAGAGCCGACGGAGGCCCTCGAATCCCTGAAATTCCCTGAAAAGGGCGAATTTGTAGTATTAATCTATACAAATCCTAAAAAAATGCTTAACGGACGTGTCGGAGATGCCGATACTTAG
- a CDS encoding LIC11073 family putative lipoprotein, with the protein MGCKFRIQHTLKTGNLKTPAVQAVLFSFFLFFASCGTNTEVTQSPFVFLTPVGVPQIFSITAKYDNIDTHKPEYDLKYYITNMEPQFVGYNLYITFAIPSAGETTNNANLYLENGVQPSFPQLAIQASTSNVVTQGIENFQPFSPVQMFQKCEVYTFTLRALLNTGITSNMSTPVTRCSSIYPDHCGTNTSCNPTACTTASCSTSTQSLCPVGTVCNPCTKGNAATGCACPAGESPPGCNL; encoded by the coding sequence GTGGGTTGTAAATTTAGAATCCAACATACCCTAAAGACGGGCAACCTAAAAACCCCTGCCGTTCAGGCGGTTTTATTCTCGTTTTTTTTGTTTTTCGCCTCTTGTGGAACGAATACTGAGGTGACCCAATCTCCCTTTGTGTTCCTAACTCCAGTCGGAGTTCCCCAAATCTTTTCCATCACGGCTAAATATGATAATATAGATACTCATAAGCCTGAGTATGACCTGAAGTATTATATCACCAATATGGAACCTCAGTTCGTAGGTTATAATCTTTATATTACTTTCGCCATCCCATCTGCAGGTGAAACGACTAATAACGCAAATCTGTATTTAGAAAATGGGGTCCAACCTTCTTTTCCTCAATTGGCGATCCAAGCTTCTACTTCTAATGTAGTAACCCAAGGAATCGAAAATTTTCAGCCGTTCTCTCCAGTACAGATGTTCCAAAAATGTGAGGTATACACTTTCACATTAAGAGCGTTACTGAATACAGGCATCACCTCTAATATGTCCACTCCGGTCACAAGGTGTAGTTCCATTTATCCGGATCATTGTGGAACCAATACAAGTTGTAATCCAACTGCGTGCACAACGGCGAGCTGCTCTACTTCTACACAATCTCTTTGTCCTGTCGGAACCGTATGTAATCCTTGCACCAAAGGAAACGCGGCCACAGGTTGCGCCTGCCCTGCGGGAGAATCTCCGCCGGGTTGCAATCTATGA
- a CDS encoding LIC_20245 family lipoprotein codes for MTRVRTLLISVVFIVVFIFLLVILFWTDDDKSDSRNKQSEAEALASVFGGGMGANSGRSGYGKTGADPSLFDSNSDFYKAGKAEYREPEVGEPSSENKPGAPAADSDNPVNPQTGKPYTNEEMERFAQLKEKFPNNSLLPSKMTPAEKEQRKVFEQRVSEATRAVLSRTASKEQTVTYYDYMEKQSKDRLEIVKYLVDLQKGSGDPEQEKKLETIQQTMIQQLEQVQKDKQRAYEQAGL; via the coding sequence GTGACTAGAGTTCGAACATTATTAATTTCCGTAGTTTTTATCGTAGTATTCATTTTCTTACTAGTGATCTTATTTTGGACCGACGACGACAAATCAGACTCCAGAAATAAACAAAGCGAAGCGGAAGCACTTGCAAGCGTTTTCGGCGGAGGAATGGGAGCTAATTCGGGACGCTCCGGTTACGGAAAAACGGGTGCAGATCCTTCCTTATTCGATTCCAATTCCGATTTTTACAAGGCGGGAAAAGCGGAGTATCGCGAACCGGAAGTAGGGGAACCTTCGTCCGAAAATAAACCTGGAGCTCCCGCTGCCGATTCGGATAACCCGGTAAACCCTCAAACTGGAAAACCTTATACAAATGAGGAGATGGAAAGATTCGCTCAACTTAAGGAAAAGTTTCCGAATAACTCACTTCTTCCAAGTAAGATGACCCCTGCGGAAAAAGAGCAGAGAAAAGTTTTCGAACAAAGAGTTTCCGAAGCAACCCGTGCCGTCTTAAGTCGGACAGCATCCAAGGAACAAACAGTAACATATTATGATTATATGGAAAAACAATCCAAGGATAGATTGGAGATCGTAAAATACTTGGTCGATCTCCAAAAAGGATCCGGAGATCCGGAACAAGAGAAGAAGTTAGAGACCATCCAGCAGACAATGATCCAACAATTGGAGCAGGTGCAAAAGGATAAGCAAAGGGCTTACGAACAAGCCGGATTGTAA
- the nadE gene encoding NAD(+) synthase, translating into MSFYRCTAVSLKTTALDFKGNREKILAAIQANENSSLILFPELCISGYGCEDTFYFPWVWEQSWKSLLEIAKVTSGKTVIVGLPFFQSPYLFNVSAVLQNGKILGLVPKQNLAQTGVHYENRWFTKGEESRNYTITPDGSELPFGSLLFESPDFNFGIEICEDSWVQTRPGQYLVEAGADLILSPGASHFALGKQEIRKKMFSESSRSSSTAILYANLNGNESGRLIFEGGCMGILDGSVKQEGPRLHFTDFESSHLDLNSSELRSNRARNFRSSGTKEFRSRGKGLQRIEILPLKVQKNSDTSVRVSESDLFQDFTRATSLGLFDYLIKSKTKGYTLSLSGGADSATCALLVKAAILFSEKELGPKFLGSLGLDPKNLLYTLFQGTENNSEQTKNSAKQLSEELGFTHAEITVDSEVRSMLDKISSVKGIVPNWKDHNLALQNIQARVRSPLVWLLANLNGHLLLSTGNRSEASVGYTTMDGDSSGSVAPLTGVSKEFILSWLKNVHEGKDIILPKINALEDIVHSKPTAELKPLSEKQEDEKDLMPYPLLQKLERNFVYLGKSPDNLLESQEWPNAQEAEEGKKKFLKLFSASQWKRERLPPSFHLDEYGLDPKSSFRFPILSEISF; encoded by the coding sequence ATGTCCTTCTACCGTTGCACCGCAGTAAGTTTAAAAACGACCGCCTTGGATTTTAAGGGAAATAGAGAAAAGATCCTGGCCGCCATTCAAGCCAACGAAAATTCTTCTTTGATCCTTTTTCCGGAACTCTGCATTTCCGGCTACGGTTGTGAGGACACTTTTTATTTTCCTTGGGTCTGGGAACAATCCTGGAAAAGCCTTTTAGAGATCGCAAAAGTAACCTCGGGCAAAACGGTCATTGTAGGCCTTCCATTTTTCCAGAGCCCTTATTTATTCAATGTGTCTGCAGTTTTGCAGAACGGCAAAATCCTTGGCCTTGTCCCAAAACAAAACCTAGCACAAACAGGCGTCCATTACGAAAACAGATGGTTCACAAAGGGAGAAGAATCCAGAAATTATACGATCACCCCTGACGGATCTGAACTTCCTTTCGGTTCCTTACTTTTTGAAAGCCCCGATTTCAATTTTGGAATAGAGATTTGTGAGGATTCCTGGGTCCAAACAAGACCTGGACAATACCTGGTAGAAGCGGGAGCCGATCTAATTCTTTCCCCGGGAGCTTCTCACTTCGCTCTGGGAAAACAAGAAATCCGTAAAAAAATGTTCTCCGAATCTTCCCGTAGTTCTTCCACTGCAATTCTTTATGCAAACTTGAACGGGAACGAGTCAGGCCGTTTGATCTTTGAAGGCGGATGTATGGGCATCCTGGATGGGAGCGTAAAACAAGAAGGCCCGAGACTTCACTTTACAGATTTCGAAAGTAGCCATTTGGATCTGAATTCGTCCGAACTCAGATCCAATCGAGCAAGAAATTTTAGATCCTCCGGCACAAAAGAATTCAGATCCAGAGGAAAAGGCCTACAAAGAATTGAGATACTTCCTCTAAAGGTCCAAAAGAATTCTGACACTTCCGTCCGAGTCTCAGAGTCGGATCTATTCCAAGATTTTACCAGGGCGACCTCTCTCGGTTTATTCGATTATCTGATCAAATCCAAAACAAAAGGATATACGTTATCTCTTTCAGGAGGAGCGGACAGCGCCACTTGTGCGCTTCTTGTAAAAGCAGCAATCCTATTCTCCGAAAAGGAACTTGGTCCTAAATTTTTAGGATCCTTAGGTCTCGATCCTAAAAATCTATTATACACACTTTTTCAGGGAACGGAAAACAATTCGGAACAAACCAAAAATTCCGCCAAACAACTTTCGGAAGAATTAGGTTTTACTCACGCAGAGATTACTGTTGATTCAGAAGTAAGATCGATGTTAGACAAAATTTCCTCTGTGAAAGGTATTGTCCCGAATTGGAAAGATCATAATCTTGCACTTCAAAATATACAGGCTAGGGTCAGATCTCCTCTCGTCTGGTTGCTTGCAAACCTAAATGGACATCTTCTTCTTTCCACAGGAAATAGAAGTGAGGCAAGCGTAGGATATACTACGATGGATGGGGACTCTTCCGGTTCCGTTGCTCCTCTCACCGGTGTGAGTAAGGAATTCATACTTTCTTGGCTAAAGAATGTTCACGAAGGAAAGGATATTATTCTGCCTAAAATAAACGCTTTGGAAGATATCGTTCATTCTAAACCAACCGCCGAACTAAAACCGCTTTCCGAAAAACAAGAGGATGAGAAAGATCTAATGCCTTACCCTCTCCTCCAAAAATTAGAAAGGAATTTTGTATATCTCGGAAAATCCCCTGACAATCTTTTAGAGTCCCAGGAATGGCCTAACGCACAAGAAGCGGAAGAAGGTAAAAAGAAATTTTTAAAATTATTCTCAGCAAGCCAATGGAAAAGAGAAAGGCTCCCACCTTCTTTCCATTTGGATGAATACGGCTTAGACCCTAAATCCAGTTTCCGTTTTCCGATCCTGAGTGAAATTTCGTTCTAG
- a CDS encoding 3-deoxy-D-manno-octulosonic acid transferase, protein MLITYRILTILLWPWIFVFSLIVPGAKNFIRSRNEDKKRILSYPFAPKAQKVIWLHAASVGELDQCKALAQVYKKKEPETFILQSVFSDSVRDSSLEAFPADLKFRLPLDFPWSYDFILDKFSPQVIVCLAWDRWPNLLLAAKKRRIQTVLASAVITSPKGFLKRKFYKAAFSLFDKILTSHSSGEDKFKELLGEDKFIKTLGDSRFDSVIQKIETSQREFKRPQNYPFSQVFLLASTYEPCEKLLLPLLQETSLQNTAFWIFPHKTDPARITQLESEIKRFTSDYTLYSRTEFDSISSRVILFDVLGILAHAYRAADFAYVGGALHNRVHNVLEPAYFGLPLLSGPKITHAPEAIELNHRGGLFIIQNKEDVLEILQLNSERKEAIRFSNRQFVETGRGAAERIYWEIGRKG, encoded by the coding sequence ATGCTAATAACGTATCGGATTTTGACGATCCTTCTTTGGCCCTGGATTTTCGTTTTCTCACTGATCGTTCCAGGTGCAAAAAATTTTATCCGGTCCAGAAACGAAGATAAAAAAAGAATACTCTCTTACCCTTTTGCTCCCAAGGCACAAAAAGTTATCTGGCTGCACGCAGCGTCGGTGGGAGAACTGGACCAATGTAAGGCGCTTGCTCAAGTATATAAGAAGAAGGAACCGGAAACTTTTATTCTCCAAAGCGTATTTTCCGATTCAGTCAGAGATTCAAGTCTTGAGGCATTTCCGGCGGATCTTAAATTTCGTCTCCCTTTGGACTTTCCTTGGAGTTACGATTTTATCTTAGATAAATTTTCCCCTCAAGTTATAGTATGTTTGGCTTGGGATCGTTGGCCTAATTTACTTTTAGCGGCTAAAAAAAGAAGGATCCAAACTGTCCTCGCTTCCGCAGTCATCACTTCCCCAAAAGGATTTTTAAAAAGGAAATTTTATAAGGCGGCTTTTTCTCTATTCGATAAAATTCTCACTTCTCATTCTTCCGGAGAAGATAAGTTTAAAGAATTACTGGGAGAGGACAAATTTATCAAAACACTTGGAGATTCCAGATTTGATTCGGTAATCCAAAAAATAGAAACAAGCCAAAGAGAATTTAAAAGACCCCAAAATTATCCATTCTCTCAGGTGTTTTTACTCGCCTCTACTTATGAGCCTTGCGAAAAATTGCTTCTTCCACTTTTGCAAGAAACTTCTCTTCAAAACACTGCATTTTGGATTTTCCCTCATAAGACTGACCCGGCAAGGATCACTCAGTTAGAATCCGAAATCAAAAGATTTACGTCGGATTACACTTTGTATTCTAGGACAGAGTTCGATTCCATTTCTTCCAGAGTCATCTTATTCGATGTTCTTGGGATCTTAGCCCATGCATATCGTGCCGCCGATTTTGCTTATGTAGGAGGAGCATTACACAATAGAGTGCATAATGTATTAGAGCCTGCCTACTTTGGACTCCCACTTTTGAGTGGACCAAAAATTACACACGCTCCGGAAGCGATCGAACTGAATCATAGAGGCGGATTGTTCATTATCCAGAACAAAGAAGATGTTTTAGAAATATTGCAACTAAACTCCGAAAGAAAAGAGGCCATCCGTTTTTCCAATCGCCAATTTGTAGAAACAGGCAGAGGGGCGGCAGAAAGGATTTATTGGGAGATCGGAAGAAAGGGTTAG